From a single Thermococcus sp. LS1 genomic region:
- a CDS encoding HAD family hydrolase, with product MKLASFDVWNTLLDLNVMLDAMAVELSKLMGVCILDVVEGMMFTRERIKRMRAETAGDPQRALEESQELLAELLGTDVEVVRRAAARAVLKVGDEIVLPGAKEALESVKRKGLKVTVTGNVMFWPGSYTRLLLERFGLMEFVDRTFFADEIFAYKPMPEMFEKPLKAFGVKPGEAIHIGDTYAEDFEGALKMGMWAVWINPEAEEVRRIHERGFEVPSVEGILDVLEELGG from the coding sequence ATGAAGCTCGCCTCATTCGATGTCTGGAACACCCTCCTAGACCTCAACGTCATGCTCGATGCTATGGCCGTTGAGCTGTCCAAGCTCATGGGGGTATGCATACTCGACGTAGTGGAGGGCATGATGTTCACAAGGGAGAGGATAAAGCGCATGAGGGCAGAAACGGCAGGTGACCCTCAGAGGGCCTTAGAGGAGAGCCAGGAACTTTTGGCAGAGCTCCTCGGAACGGATGTCGAGGTTGTAAGGAGGGCTGCCGCGAGGGCGGTTCTTAAGGTCGGTGATGAAATCGTTCTGCCGGGGGCAAAGGAAGCGCTTGAGAGCGTCAAGAGAAAGGGCCTGAAGGTCACCGTTACTGGCAACGTAATGTTCTGGCCGGGCTCTTACACAAGGCTTCTGCTTGAGCGCTTCGGACTGATGGAGTTCGTGGACAGGACCTTCTTTGCAGACGAGATCTTCGCTTACAAGCCAATGCCTGAGATGTTCGAGAAGCCGCTTAAAGCGTTCGGCGTTAAGCCAGGTGAGGCCATCCACATTGGCGACACCTATGCAGAAGACTTTGAGGGAGCGCTTAAAATGGGGATGTGGGCGGTCTGGATTAATCCCGAGGCCGAGGAAGTGAGGAGAATCCACGAGAGGGGCTTTGAGGTGCCGAGCGTTGAGGGGATTTTAGATGTGCTGGAGGAGTTGGGAGGTTAA
- a CDS encoding DUF3226 domain-containing protein: protein MKIITGKKFEAFADENALIFPEYGKNRRELIEIAGSLTGEETVVTASLELIDLILSRFKGEGHFLIYSDTGKTLTVKEAYELRKYLDFDLRGGFTGEPSRASVLFVEGKTDAKFFKAVFKKLYEFKESREVPANLKFIERVFERENFELLRNENGFLAIIPSEGNSGVIRNLGNFIRAMEVFEFSVDKIGVAIDVDDDRKSAMASITGKLSRFHPEKTAAGFRVGKTEVIPLIIGLPFEDELIEWKKPTVEDLMLHLIAREGLLERIRPALRILNESLGRTLKPKEVMYLALSAYGHWGNLEGFYELFVMRSRFRNLKAVLREAGLMEGLFTLSGKDR, encoded by the coding sequence ATGAAAATCATCACTGGAAAGAAGTTTGAAGCCTTTGCGGATGAGAACGCACTGATTTTCCCGGAGTATGGGAAGAATAGGAGAGAACTCATTGAGATTGCTGGATCGCTCACAGGCGAGGAGACCGTGGTAACAGCGAGCCTCGAGCTCATAGACCTGATACTCAGTAGGTTCAAGGGCGAGGGACATTTCCTTATCTACTCCGACACTGGAAAGACCCTAACAGTCAAGGAGGCCTATGAGCTGAGAAAATACCTTGACTTCGATCTCCGGGGTGGCTTTACCGGTGAACCCTCCCGGGCGAGTGTCCTTTTCGTCGAGGGCAAAACCGACGCGAAGTTCTTCAAGGCGGTCTTTAAGAAGCTGTACGAGTTCAAAGAGAGCAGGGAAGTCCCAGCGAATCTTAAGTTCATCGAGAGGGTCTTCGAGCGCGAAAACTTCGAGCTCCTGAGAAATGAGAACGGCTTCTTAGCGATAATCCCCAGTGAGGGAAACTCCGGAGTCATCCGAAACCTAGGCAACTTTATCAGAGCGATGGAAGTCTTTGAATTCAGTGTTGACAAAATAGGAGTTGCCATAGATGTTGATGACGACAGGAAGAGCGCGATGGCCTCGATAACCGGGAAGCTCTCCAGGTTCCATCCAGAAAAAACGGCCGCAGGTTTTAGGGTGGGGAAAACAGAGGTGATTCCCCTAATCATAGGCCTTCCCTTCGAGGACGAGCTAATCGAGTGGAAGAAGCCCACCGTTGAAGATTTAATGCTCCACCTCATCGCGCGGGAGGGACTTCTGGAGAGAATCAGACCGGCATTAAGGATCCTAAACGAGAGCCTGGGAAGGACTCTAAAGCCCAAAGAGGTCATGTATCTGGCCCTTTCGGCCTATGGACACTGGGGCAACCTGGAAGGCTTTTACGAGCTTTTTGTCATGCGCTCCCGCTTCAGAAACCTCAAGGCAGTCCTGAGAGAGGCGGGGCTTATGGAAGGGCTTTTTACTCTCTCGGGCAAGGACCGTTGA
- a CDS encoding DUF2391 family protein, with protein sequence MMSESNADGMMNPEPEHSPADERGKEMEDKLDEIYTSLEELRREVEEKKAPDRLGWDDIAQEIIGAVTFALPFLFTGELWEIAKDITVERSLVILIMTLAVAYLFIAKSRIGNLKKEELFHVPKRLITVTLIAYLISAGLIYLYGINGIADFTTEQYLNATILISTFAVIGAITVDMVK encoded by the coding sequence ATGATGAGTGAATCCAATGCTGACGGGATGATGAACCCCGAACCTGAGCACTCACCAGCGGACGAAAGGGGAAAGGAAATGGAAGATAAGCTCGACGAGATATATACCAGCCTTGAGGAGCTTCGCAGGGAGGTTGAGGAAAAGAAGGCACCCGACAGGCTCGGGTGGGACGACATAGCCCAGGAGATCATCGGAGCGGTAACCTTCGCCCTTCCATTCCTCTTCACTGGCGAACTTTGGGAAATCGCCAAGGACATAACCGTGGAGCGCTCCCTGGTAATCCTCATCATGACCCTGGCCGTTGCGTATCTCTTCATTGCGAAGTCCCGGATAGGTAACCTCAAAAAGGAAGAGCTCTTCCACGTCCCAAAAAGACTTATCACGGTGACCCTGATAGCGTATCTGATTTCCGCCGGGCTGATATACCTCTACGGCATCAACGGGATAGCCGACTTTACAACGGAGCAGTACCTCAACGCGACCATACTTATAAGCACCTTTGCAGTCATCGGAGCGATAACTGTTGACATGGTGAAGTGA
- a CDS encoding S-layer protein has protein sequence MKKALALFVSLTILGLLLTPINAAITGINSANTVIVLPTTKIVNGVPLHIGEDAITGSRLGAFLVLKGISQGTYTTTVSVPVEYHSVVIPDENQIYKLNQIDMPDVGVNVSDVPVGHAVVVQVNFSRVGFNSTNGMAEFLDRSVEIIFNENTTPLDIGGDYKVVSATVDGRDTMYFYAYAEVDSESSSLGDSIVVGGWKIKLLDINLDVSKMLIELTYPSGLIKTKTMSEDKYYIMYVDTNGAEDFEEYDTYPSARINELLEAGAKNVFLFTPTDFFVGINNAQMVTYDYWYYEKVKQYSDGDVYKGQWIWDIDPDNGLYTLYLHVNESLASFPRVFIGPGDALKLPTDWGLEITAVFQRDENGGIVGVEGYRFVRVATVTRTVSVIAPKVEATDDVYDFIIEDTDLTSLPSDKNVIIIGGWVSNKAWELLEQVYGTNTVDAIKAEIEQKGYVIKELDNPNNPQYKVIILAGKTYEETRLAVEKFMEEM, from the coding sequence ATGAAAAAGGCTTTGGCCCTGTTTGTGAGCCTGACAATTCTGGGCTTGCTTCTTACGCCGATTAATGCAGCGATTACTGGCATTAATTCTGCCAATACCGTGATAGTTCTACCAACCACCAAGATAGTTAACGGTGTGCCCCTTCACATAGGGGAAGACGCAATAACAGGCTCAAGACTCGGAGCTTTTCTGGTTCTCAAGGGGATTTCTCAGGGAACTTACACTACCACCGTTTCTGTACCCGTTGAGTACCACAGTGTGGTTATTCCCGATGAAAACCAGATATACAAACTTAATCAAATCGATATGCCTGACGTCGGAGTGAACGTCAGCGACGTGCCCGTGGGGCACGCTGTAGTTGTCCAGGTTAACTTCTCCCGCGTTGGGTTTAACTCCACTAACGGGATGGCTGAGTTCCTCGACAGGAGCGTGGAGATAATCTTCAACGAGAACACAACGCCCCTCGATATAGGCGGCGATTATAAGGTTGTCTCGGCGACCGTTGATGGGAGGGACACCATGTACTTCTACGCGTATGCGGAGGTCGACTCTGAATCCAGCTCGCTTGGCGATTCCATAGTCGTCGGTGGCTGGAAGATAAAGCTGCTCGACATAAACCTCGACGTCTCCAAGATGCTCATCGAGCTGACCTACCCCAGCGGCCTCATCAAGACCAAGACAATGAGCGAGGACAAGTACTACATCATGTATGTCGACACCAACGGTGCCGAGGACTTTGAGGAGTACGATACGTATCCCTCGGCAAGAATAAACGAACTTCTCGAAGCTGGAGCAAAGAACGTCTTCCTTTTCACCCCCACGGACTTCTTCGTTGGCATAAACAACGCTCAGATGGTCACCTACGACTACTGGTACTACGAGAAAGTGAAGCAGTACTCGGACGGCGATGTCTATAAGGGCCAGTGGATCTGGGACATAGACCCCGATAATGGGCTCTACACCCTCTACCTCCACGTGAACGAGAGCCTCGCGAGCTTTCCGAGGGTGTTCATAGGGCCTGGAGATGCCCTAAAGCTCCCAACTGATTGGGGTCTTGAGATTACGGCGGTCTTCCAGAGGGACGAGAACGGAGGGATAGTTGGAGTTGAGGGCTACCGCTTCGTCCGCGTTGCCACGGTTACGAGAACCGTCTCAGTTATCGCCCCGAAAGTCGAGGCTACGGACGATGTTTACGACTTCATCATCGAGGATACCGACCTGACGAGCCTTCCATCGGACAAGAACGTTATAATCATAGGTGGCTGGGTCAGCAACAAAGCCTGGGAACTCCTCGAGCAGGTCTATGGAACGAACACCGTGGATGCCATCAAGGCCGAGATAGAGCAGAAAGGATACGTGATAAAAGAGCTGGACAACCCGAACAACCCGCAGTACAAGGTAATAATACTTGCAGGAAAGACCTACGAAGAGACGAGGCTCGCTGTAGAGAAGTTTATGGAAGAAATGTGA
- a CDS encoding MFS transporter, producing MSLQNYRDFSRDAWLLVVYSFISWLGGNMAWFIFPFYLKSLGFDYTGIGIVFSLSTLAQASILLFSGPLGTRIGYKRAVLLGVSLMFLGRLIQVLYPTIVMLTLGGVLIGIGLAFEGPSYMALLSGEVSDEKRHYLFSLSSAMGTIGSAVGLLLAGFLPRYLSYREVFALVLIIIPIRFVLVLFVKSVLANTEKRLNINKKLLLRIGRFALPSALIGLGAGVTIPYMGLYFNQRFGTSLESIGWLFALQQFIMGLGMFILPMIADRLGSVKTIVSFNGSASFLIAAMPFSPTFMVAAFIYTVRTILMNIVNPIWNSFMMSSFSKEERSTVMALNNLSWTATFGIGQYIGGRLFDFSLTWPFLITAFLYAISMLVFWGFFRDAETKGYKSPSA from the coding sequence ATGTCGCTGCAGAATTATAGGGACTTCAGCAGGGATGCATGGTTGCTCGTAGTTTACTCCTTCATATCCTGGTTAGGTGGCAATATGGCCTGGTTCATCTTTCCGTTCTATCTAAAATCCCTCGGCTTTGACTACACGGGCATTGGTATAGTATTTTCCCTTTCTACCCTGGCTCAGGCAAGCATTCTTCTCTTCTCGGGCCCTCTCGGCACGAGAATAGGCTACAAGAGGGCCGTTCTTCTTGGAGTCTCACTGATGTTCTTGGGCAGGCTCATTCAGGTTCTATATCCGACCATAGTCATGCTCACCCTGGGTGGTGTGCTCATCGGGATAGGCCTCGCCTTTGAGGGCCCCTCCTACATGGCCCTGCTGAGCGGTGAAGTTAGCGACGAAAAGAGGCACTACCTCTTCAGTCTCTCCTCCGCGATGGGGACGATAGGTTCCGCAGTGGGCCTCCTTTTAGCTGGCTTCCTGCCAAGATACTTAAGCTACCGCGAGGTCTTTGCGCTGGTTCTCATTATAATCCCGATTAGATTCGTCCTCGTGCTCTTCGTGAAGTCCGTTCTGGCAAACACGGAGAAGAGGCTCAACATCAATAAGAAACTGCTCCTGAGAATCGGCCGCTTTGCTCTTCCGAGCGCTCTCATCGGCCTCGGTGCTGGCGTTACGATACCCTACATGGGCCTCTACTTCAACCAGCGCTTCGGCACGAGTCTGGAAAGTATAGGCTGGCTCTTCGCCCTTCAGCAGTTTATAATGGGTCTTGGCATGTTCATCCTCCCGATGATAGCGGACAGGCTCGGCAGCGTCAAGACCATAGTCTCTTTCAACGGGAGTGCCAGTTTCCTGATAGCGGCGATGCCATTCTCGCCGACTTTCATGGTAGCGGCCTTCATCTACACCGTTAGAACTATTCTCATGAACATAGTCAACCCCATATGGAACTCCTTCATGATGAGTTCCTTCTCCAAGGAGGAGCGTTCGACTGTAATGGCCTTGAACAACCTCTCCTGGACGGCCACCTTCGGAATAGGTCAGTACATAGGTGGCAGGCTTTTCGACTTCTCTCTCACCTGGCCGTTCCTTATAACGGCATTCCTTTACGCAATCTCTATGCTTGTCTTCTGGGGTTTCTTCCGGGACGCGGAGACAAAAGGTTATAAGTCCCCATCGGCCTAA
- a CDS encoding DHH family phosphoesterase — protein MVVKDCPECHGTGKVKVGEKECPVCNGWGYVPADFKLDKQLKGYRNLDYFGVEDEVDEIPCPECHGKGVVPVYDTCPTCGGTGRVLACDICGKVKEPWEPGMETTWVCPDCMRKYKVVYILDKTCDYEDVEIGNVYKGTIDRVERFGVFVKLNPHVTGLIKRKDLLGGRDYVPGQEILVQVLDVRPDKREVDLIESALKHYKEVVVRKELPVTPIGELRKDMAGKTVRIRGRVTQIQVTGGPTVFTITDGTGITWAAAFEAPGVRAYPNINVGDIVEIIGKIAFHSGEIQIEVSDMARLWGPEAAEVKKKIEEQLDRKAQPEDVGFLVESEVLEKLKPKIMKAAFMIRRAIYEGRPILLRHHADADGYTSGLALEYAIVPLIEEVSPDPGARWKLFKRRPSRAPFYELEDVLKDIIFMVEDHEKFGDPLPLVVIVDNGGTSEDIPAYKRIKAYGVPIVVIDHHDPREWISEDKATVDEYVDVHVNPHHIKRGYYELTAGMLATEIARYINPAVEDKIKHLPAIAGTGDRSKAPEFYQYLEIAKKAKGLTEEDLKKIAEVIDHEAYFWKFMDGHGIIDEILLLTGNLQRHRMLIDAIYPEVKEKQEKALRASLPHVKSVVLPNGIRFNTIDIELYAPKFSYPSPGKLSGLIHDHFKEKYGEDSPILTLAYGPDFAVVRASDGMAAYNFDLNEIIPKLQEALPSAGIEGGGHSYAGSIKFFEGMRKEVLEEFAKQVLKLKKSS, from the coding sequence ATGGTGGTCAAAGACTGTCCTGAGTGTCACGGAACGGGTAAAGTCAAGGTTGGCGAGAAGGAGTGTCCAGTTTGTAACGGCTGGGGCTATGTTCCGGCTGATTTCAAGCTCGACAAGCAGCTTAAAGGTTACAGAAACTTGGACTACTTCGGCGTTGAGGATGAAGTTGACGAGATACCCTGTCCCGAGTGTCACGGCAAGGGCGTTGTGCCGGTTTACGACACCTGCCCCACCTGCGGCGGAACTGGCCGTGTTCTCGCCTGCGACATCTGTGGTAAGGTGAAGGAGCCCTGGGAGCCCGGTATGGAAACTACCTGGGTCTGTCCGGACTGCATGAGGAAATACAAGGTGGTCTATATCCTCGACAAGACCTGCGACTATGAGGACGTTGAGATAGGCAATGTATATAAGGGAACCATAGACAGGGTGGAGCGCTTTGGTGTTTTTGTGAAGCTTAACCCGCACGTTACAGGGCTTATCAAGAGGAAGGACCTCCTTGGCGGCAGGGATTACGTTCCGGGTCAGGAGATACTCGTCCAGGTTCTCGATGTTAGACCCGACAAGCGCGAGGTTGACCTCATAGAGTCGGCTCTCAAGCACTACAAGGAGGTCGTCGTTAGAAAAGAGCTTCCAGTTACTCCAATCGGTGAACTCAGGAAGGACATGGCCGGAAAAACCGTGAGGATACGCGGTAGGGTCACTCAGATACAGGTCACCGGCGGCCCAACGGTCTTCACGATAACCGACGGAACGGGCATAACTTGGGCGGCCGCCTTTGAGGCACCGGGCGTTAGGGCCTATCCTAACATAAACGTCGGCGACATCGTTGAGATAATCGGAAAGATAGCCTTCCACTCCGGCGAGATACAGATAGAAGTCAGCGACATGGCCCGCCTATGGGGTCCGGAGGCGGCTGAGGTAAAGAAGAAGATTGAAGAGCAACTCGACAGGAAGGCCCAGCCCGAGGACGTTGGCTTCCTCGTGGAGAGCGAGGTTCTGGAGAAGCTCAAGCCGAAGATAATGAAGGCCGCCTTCATGATAAGGCGTGCCATCTACGAGGGAAGACCGATATTGCTGAGACACCACGCGGATGCGGACGGCTACACCTCTGGTCTGGCACTCGAATACGCTATAGTTCCACTCATAGAGGAGGTCTCGCCCGATCCGGGGGCAAGGTGGAAGCTCTTCAAGCGCAGACCGAGCAGGGCACCGTTCTACGAGCTTGAGGATGTCCTCAAGGACATAATCTTCATGGTCGAGGATCACGAGAAGTTCGGCGATCCATTACCGCTCGTCGTCATAGTGGACAACGGCGGAACGAGTGAGGACATTCCAGCCTACAAGCGCATCAAGGCCTACGGCGTTCCGATAGTGGTTATAGACCATCATGACCCGAGGGAGTGGATAAGCGAGGACAAAGCTACCGTCGATGAGTACGTTGACGTTCACGTCAACCCCCATCACATCAAGCGTGGCTACTACGAACTGACCGCCGGAATGCTCGCAACTGAAATAGCACGCTACATTAATCCGGCCGTAGAAGACAAGATCAAGCACCTGCCAGCCATAGCCGGAACCGGCGACAGGAGTAAAGCACCGGAGTTTTACCAGTATCTCGAGATAGCCAAGAAGGCGAAGGGTCTAACCGAAGAGGATCTCAAGAAGATAGCCGAGGTTATAGACCACGAAGCTTATTTCTGGAAGTTTATGGACGGACACGGCATAATCGACGAGATACTCCTCCTGACGGGCAATCTGCAGAGGCACAGAATGCTTATCGACGCAATTTATCCCGAGGTAAAGGAGAAGCAGGAGAAGGCCCTCAGGGCTTCACTGCCGCACGTCAAGAGCGTCGTCCTGCCGAACGGCATAAGGTTCAACACCATAGACATAGAGCTCTACGCACCGAAGTTCAGCTACCCGAGCCCCGGCAAGCTGAGCGGCCTGATCCACGACCACTTCAAGGAGAAATACGGTGAGGACAGCCCGATACTCACTTTGGCCTACGGCCCGGACTTCGCGGTAGTGAGGGCTTCAGACGGCATGGCGGCCTACAACTTCGACCTCAACGAGATAATACCCAAGCTCCAGGAGGCACTCCCGAGCGCTGGCATCGAGGGCGGTGGCCACAGCTACGCTGGCTCAATAAAGTTCTTCGAGGGTATGCGCAAGGAAGTGCTTGAGGAGTTCGCCAAGCAGGTGCTCAAGCTGAAGAAGAGCTCTTGA
- a CDS encoding PEGA domain-containing protein has product MVVSTPKAHVFINGKNVGETPLNLTITPGNYTIQLYNPDYLVYSLNVSLRDGERKLINATLKHPTFKLRILTKERGLEVYLDGELIGETPLNETDVPVGIYSLTIKRDGKTIYNTTIRGERGGFVTISLDPIELPGETSLAKKETRNNEENICGPSLLILTALTPALARKR; this is encoded by the coding sequence ATGGTAGTTAGTACCCCAAAGGCCCACGTCTTCATCAACGGGAAGAACGTTGGCGAGACACCCCTCAACCTCACCATCACGCCGGGCAACTACACTATCCAGCTCTACAACCCCGACTACCTCGTCTATTCCCTGAACGTCTCCCTACGGGATGGAGAAAGAAAACTGATTAACGCCACGCTGAAGCACCCAACCTTCAAGCTCAGGATACTCACAAAGGAGAGGGGGCTGGAAGTCTATCTCGACGGAGAGCTTATCGGAGAGACGCCCCTCAACGAGACAGACGTTCCAGTAGGCATCTACAGCCTAACGATAAAGCGTGATGGGAAGACAATTTACAACACCACGATACGCGGGGAGAGAGGAGGATTCGTTACGATAAGCCTAGACCCAATAGAGCTGCCAGGGGAGACATCACTAGCAAAGAAGGAAACGAGAAATAACGAAGAAAACATCTGCGGTCCTAGCCTGTTGATACTGACAGCACTGACACCTGCACTCGCGAGAAAGCGCTAA
- a CDS encoding MFS transporter codes for MEEKEKKIFGVSWNVFLLGIVSFLNDMSSEMIAPVVPTYLTEILGISKAVSGSIMGLIESLSSLFKVFFGYFSDRFRKRKLFVAFGYLFSTIAKGALAFVHSWWDFVTLRVLDRVGKGIRTAPRDALIAESSEKGKTGKSFGFHRMMDTLGAVAGPLAAIAILELLKSLPLETAYRYLFLLSAIPGLIGVVIVILLVKDKGGEVKKKVKGISALKSRNLRLFLVVVAIGALGRYSYAFTLWKAEELGFSVVQGLGFYALFNLIYALSAYPLGTYSDTFGKKRMITLGFGIAALASLAFAYARDFYTLIAAFVLYGLYIAIEDTIPRAYMADLAKEFEKGTIIGAYHTVFGVFVFPASVIAGWLWQNYSLTYSFTFAALMNAIAMVLMAFVRE; via the coding sequence ATGGAGGAGAAGGAAAAGAAAATCTTCGGCGTTAGCTGGAACGTCTTCCTGCTTGGGATTGTCAGTTTCCTCAACGACATGAGCAGCGAGATGATAGCACCGGTAGTACCAACTTATCTGACTGAAATCCTGGGAATTAGCAAGGCCGTGAGCGGCTCGATAATGGGCCTCATCGAAAGCCTGAGCTCGCTGTTTAAAGTGTTCTTCGGCTACTTCAGCGACCGCTTTAGAAAAAGGAAGCTCTTCGTGGCCTTTGGCTACCTGTTCTCCACCATCGCCAAGGGGGCCCTTGCATTCGTCCACTCGTGGTGGGACTTTGTAACCCTAAGGGTTCTCGACAGGGTGGGCAAAGGAATAAGAACCGCACCAAGGGACGCGCTCATTGCCGAATCCAGTGAGAAGGGAAAGACGGGCAAGTCCTTTGGCTTTCACAGAATGATGGATACGCTTGGAGCTGTTGCCGGACCGCTGGCGGCGATAGCGATTCTGGAGCTGCTCAAAAGCCTGCCTCTGGAAACCGCCTACCGCTATCTCTTCCTGCTCTCAGCTATTCCAGGCTTAATCGGAGTCGTCATCGTCATACTGCTGGTCAAAGACAAAGGTGGCGAGGTAAAGAAGAAGGTAAAGGGCATCTCGGCGCTCAAATCCAGAAACCTGCGCCTCTTCCTCGTCGTGGTTGCCATCGGCGCCCTCGGCAGGTACAGCTACGCCTTCACACTCTGGAAGGCCGAGGAGCTCGGCTTCTCAGTCGTTCAGGGACTGGGCTTTTACGCGCTCTTCAACCTAATCTACGCCCTCTCAGCCTATCCCCTCGGAACCTACTCGGACACCTTCGGAAAGAAGAGGATGATAACCCTCGGCTTCGGAATAGCGGCTCTGGCATCGCTGGCCTTCGCATACGCGAGGGACTTCTACACACTCATAGCAGCCTTCGTGCTCTATGGCCTCTACATAGCCATCGAAGACACCATACCGAGGGCCTACATGGCTGACTTAGCGAAGGAATTCGAGAAGGGGACAATCATAGGTGCCTACCACACTGTCTTTGGTGTCTTTGTCTTTCCAGCTTCGGTGATAGCGGGCTGGCTGTGGCAGAACTATTCACTAACTTACTCGTTCACCTTCGCGGCGCTGATGAACGCGATAGCTATGGTTCTGATGGCGTTTGTGAGGGAGTAA
- a CDS encoding PadR family transcriptional regulator encodes MKYRDFLTLHVLHHAEREPITGSFMMEELKRHGYHISPGTIYPLLHGMEESGLLKSRWEVRDGRRVRVYEITPEGKKTLEEGRERVRELCRELLEE; translated from the coding sequence ATGAAATACCGCGACTTCCTGACTCTGCACGTCCTCCACCACGCAGAAAGGGAGCCAATAACCGGTTCTTTCATGATGGAAGAGCTCAAAAGACATGGCTATCACATCAGTCCGGGCACGATATACCCCCTTCTGCACGGCATGGAGGAAAGCGGGCTCCTAAAGAGCCGCTGGGAAGTAAGGGACGGAAGGCGCGTCAGGGTCTACGAGATAACTCCAGAGGGAAAGAAAACCCTCGAAGAGGGCAGGGAACGAGTTAGGGAGCTGTGCAGAGAACTACTGGAGGAGTGA
- a CDS encoding PaaI family thioesterase, with protein MEQRTHILTSKTLVGKPVKIEEGYAEVVLQTTDEMKVDEYGLVHGGFTFGLADYAAMLAVNEPTVVLGKAEVRFLKPVKAGERLLAKASPVEDLGKKKLVKAEVFNEKNEKVFEGTFHCYVLEKHVLE; from the coding sequence GTGGAGCAGAGAACGCATATTCTAACCTCTAAGACCCTTGTGGGGAAGCCCGTTAAGATTGAAGAAGGCTATGCAGAGGTCGTTCTTCAGACGACGGACGAGATGAAGGTCGACGAGTACGGACTGGTTCATGGAGGCTTCACCTTCGGGCTTGCCGATTACGCGGCCATGCTCGCTGTAAACGAGCCGACCGTTGTTCTCGGAAAGGCCGAGGTGCGCTTTTTAAAACCGGTCAAAGCCGGCGAGAGACTCCTCGCTAAGGCCTCCCCGGTGGAGGATCTAGGCAAAAAGAAGCTCGTGAAAGCCGAAGTGTTCAACGAGAAGAACGAGAAGGTCTTTGAGGGAACCTTCCACTGCTACGTCCTTGAGAAGCACGTCCTCGAGTGA
- a CDS encoding DUF2240 family protein: MHPLKRAVEYKGSVEFTRSELVGIIAFSLRLMDIKATKELIEKSIESGLLEEREGKLVVNEALLEEEEASEDLFNEMVGYVAKSLGWEREEVLEGIKAMRERYGDLDEKVLAYLFGLDKGVDMSKFKDRLEL; this comes from the coding sequence GTGCACCCGCTGAAGCGCGCTGTTGAGTATAAAGGCTCGGTTGAGTTCACGAGGAGTGAACTCGTTGGAATCATAGCCTTCAGCCTCAGGCTCATGGACATTAAGGCCACGAAGGAGCTCATAGAGAAATCCATCGAAAGTGGCCTCCTTGAGGAGAGGGAAGGAAAGCTGGTTGTAAACGAGGCCTTGTTAGAAGAGGAAGAGGCCAGTGAAGACCTCTTCAACGAGATGGTTGGATACGTGGCGAAGTCCCTCGGCTGGGAACGGGAGGAGGTTCTCGAGGGCATCAAAGCTATGCGCGAGCGCTACGGTGATCTTGACGAAAAGGTTCTGGCGTATCTCTTCGGCCTCGACAAGGGCGTCGACATGTCGAAGTTTAAGGACAGGCTCGAGCTCTGA
- a CDS encoding nicotinamidase, whose product MPEEALIVVDMQRDFMPGGALPVPDGDKIIPRVNEYIRKFKERGALIVATRDWHPEDHISFKEQGGPWPKHCVQNTPGAEFVVELPEDAVVISKAAEPDKEAYSGFEGTNLAEILKEKGVKRVYVCGVATEYCVKATALDAIRHGFETYLLRDAVRGINPEDEENALRELEQAGVKVLSSL is encoded by the coding sequence ATGCCCGAGGAGGCCTTGATAGTTGTGGACATGCAGAGGGATTTCATGCCTGGAGGGGCCCTGCCCGTTCCGGATGGTGACAAAATCATCCCGAGAGTGAATGAGTACATCAGAAAGTTCAAGGAGCGCGGGGCTCTGATAGTTGCCACAAGGGACTGGCACCCTGAGGACCACATCAGCTTTAAGGAACAGGGTGGGCCGTGGCCGAAGCACTGCGTTCAGAACACGCCCGGTGCGGAGTTCGTTGTTGAACTTCCTGAGGATGCAGTGGTAATCTCGAAGGCGGCCGAGCCGGATAAGGAGGCCTATTCTGGCTTCGAAGGAACCAACCTGGCGGAAATCCTGAAGGAGAAGGGTGTAAAGCGCGTTTACGTCTGCGGTGTGGCAACGGAGTACTGCGTTAAAGCCACGGCCCTCGACGCAATCAGGCACGGCTTTGAGACCTATCTCCTACGCGATGCTGTCAGGGGCATCAATCCTGAGGATGAGGAGAATGCTTTGAGGGAGCTGGAGCAAGCTGGTGTGAAGGTCCTTTCCTCGCTATGA